Sequence from the Notamacropus eugenii isolate mMacEug1 chromosome 6, mMacEug1.pri_v2, whole genome shotgun sequence genome:
aactgccaagcattttcCTCCCAACAGCCTTGTGAAGCAGGTCAGgctaatattatttccatttttcacatAAGTGAtctgagcctcagagaagttGCCTACCTCAGGatcacacacctaataagtggAAGAAGGAACTCAAAAAATACTAACTGACTGATTCCTTGattgaaaaagataattttttaaatggacatgagaattttataaaatttcaCACACTTCTCATACATAAGGTTAGCCAAACAAAAACATTTGGAATTTGGTCAAATTCCCCCATTTCCAGTGttagtaaaatatatattttttaagtattaGTGATAAGGAACAGAGAAAATACACAAATTCTAGATTTAGCTATAATTCTGGGATAAAAGTACTATGCAGCAGTATGCCTATGAGAAGAGGGAAATGATTTGATCTGTATTATCTAAGAAGTGGTAGAGGATGAAAAGACTTCTGATTTTGTTTGAGATCCCtaaatgttttttctctcttcatgtCCCCaccacttagcatggtacctggcacataataagtgcttatgaAATCTTATTGACTCGTCCGTGATTTCCTCAGAATAAGGAGCTTCTAGTAGGGAGCCTCCTGTACTGACATGGAATACAAAACACATATAACTTAGCAGAGAAATCCAAGGAAGTTGTCTGAATTGTAGACATTGCTtcagtcagactgagacctgctaaagaccttagctttaaaaaaaacaaggtcTTCTGCTGCATCTAGGGCTATCTCCAACCATCCTGGTatatatcaggccactggactcacatggcttcagagaagaaagtgagacaagtgatcttgcacagccctccctcacttaaatccaattcacttgcatgtcatggcattaccTCCATGATATCATGGTCCCCTTCAAGatcaaaggataaacaacaacaacaacctgagTTGCAGAGAGGTGCaatgatttccccagggttacacaattTAAATAATCAGTAAGggtagaatttgaaactgaatcttcctgattttaaacaTCACATTCTATTCAACATGCCAAGCTATTTAATTTTCTTGGATTTCAGTGGTATCAAATAAAGAAATATGTTCACTGAGGAAAAATACTTTTAGATTGTTAAGTTAAATCCTTCATCTCAAGCCTCTGAACATCTCATGGTTTTTAGAAAAGCTATTAGTacaagagaaaaatcagaaaacaaaacaaggctCCATTAATCTTAAATAGCACATGCCCAAAGAATAGGTGATTGTAGTTATTTCAAAAGGTATTTGCTGTTTCTTATTGTGCAGTCTCTAGagctttttctccatttcctgtgGTCCAGAACCTTTGCCATTGTATGCTTGGAAGTGCTCCAGATTCTTTCTGTGCCTGTTTTGAGTGAAGGTTATAAATGAAACCTCCTTCTAATAGTAAAACTACAGCAACGAATATCCAACAAAGACAAAATTTCTCTTCCCCAACAAaaacttaaattcaattcaatagataTTTTGCAACCACCTACCTGATATTTGAAAGGTTTTTTACTGCATTCTGAAGGAGATATAAAGGATCTTTTTTTAACGATATTGTGTCCTGTTCTCCAGGAGCTTATAGTCCAGTAAGGGGAATGGGTAATGagatacacataaataaatataattgaagTTAAAAATATAATGAAGTGCATAAAAGAGGCAGCAGAAGCATTGACCTGGAAGGAAGAAGGTGTGAGTTCAAGCCCCTAGCAATAAaactcactagctatgtaactttgcgcaaattacttaactttctttgtctcagtttcttcatctgaaggaTAGGGATGATATTTATATTATCTGCCTCAcagtgttgtgaggaaagtgatttgtaaaccttaatttCCCCTATAAATGTGACTTATTGCAATTAATATAAATACGGGAAATATAGTATAAGCCAAATGGAATGGTTTGAGAGATTGGGGGATCATAAGGTACTTTGAAGAGAAAATGGCACCTGAGCCAAGTCCATGAACAAAAACAGGTTTTcacaaggcagagatgaggagggaacatACAAGTAATGAATTGCATGTATTTACAGACATAGGAGAGGACAGTTTTATGTTGATTAATAGCAAATAATCTAATTTAGTACAAAGAATGGTAGTATGGAGTGCTGGAGACAGATTATGGAGGGTTTTTGCTACGTAGCTACAGCGTTtgtgttttcttcagtcagcaaTGGGGACCTAGTAAAGATTTTTGATCAATGGAGTGATATAGTCTGATCTTTGACCTATCTATTTCTTTGGCAAACATCAGAAATTTCTGAATgatatggaggaaggaaggaagagagacagagacagagagacaaggtgtttgttcatccttcattgccaaagaagactatgccatcagagaaatgatgacatgacttgcacttgactttgtcttgagtgagggagggctgtgcaaggtcaccaacctcacttctcctccagagccatctgaatccagtgaccagatattcatcaggaggactggagatgacccaggatgaagcagttggggttaagtgacttgcccaaggtcacacagctagcgagtgtcaagtgtctgagatgagatttgaactcaggtcctcttgactcctgcactggtgctctatccattgcaccacctagctgcactggAGAGGCAAGGTATTGTGTAGTGAATACAGATTCAGTGTTGGTtccaagaagatctgaatttaagtcCTGACACATCGAGGTTGTATAAGCCTGTAGTTTAGTGTAGTTTAGGCAGTTGTCTGACTATTAATGGCAGAGAAGGTATGGACCTGAATTGAAAGAAGTTTACCAATCCAGCAGTATCTTCTACTATTCCCTACATTTGAAGAATGAGGTAGAATAGTCCATGGTATATTGAAGATCTTTTAATCCTTAATTTTTGCTGCTGATagagcataaaaaggtaaaataacTTTTCAGCATCTTTTGCTATCTATTGGAACATATTTGAAGGCAAATTCCTTCTTTTTGACAACAGAGAAAAGTTCCAGAAAAAAATGGCCAGAAGAAATCATACCACAGTGACAGAATTTGTCCTCATGGGATTCACGGATCGTCCAGAGCTTCAAGTTCCCCTTTTTGTAGTGTTCCTGGCAATTTACCTCATCACTCTCTTTGGAAATCTTGGAATGATTCTTTTAATCAAGCTTGATTCACGACTTCATGTTCCCATGTATTATTTTCTTAGCCACCTTGCCTTCATTGATCTCTGTTACTCATCTTCTATTGGGCCCAAGATGCTACAAAACTTAATTGTGAAGAAGaaaaccatttccttctcaggatGCTTTGCACAGCTGTACTTCTCCAGTGCTTTTGCCACAACGGAGTGTTTCCTCTTGGCCGCAATGGCCTATGATCGTTATATGGCCATTTGCAACCCTTTGATTTACACAGCCATCATGACCAAAAGGGTGTGCAGTGAATTAGTGATTGGGGTATACACCTATGGTTTCCTGAACTCAATAATACAGACCATCCTGACTTTCCAGTTATCCTTTTGTGATTCCAACATTATCTATCACTTCTACTGTGCTGACCCACCACTCCTGGCACTGTCTTGTTCAGATACTCACTCTAAGGAGAAACAGCTCTTGATCTTCTCTGCTTTGAATCTCACTAGTTCCCTTCTGACTGTTCTTGTTTCCTATATTTGCATCCTGGTTTCCATCCTGAAGATTCATTCCTCCGAGGGTAAATGTAAAGCCTTCTCCACCTGTGCCTCTCACCTGACGGTGGTTATCATCTTCTATgggactctttttttcatgtacCTCCGGCAGCCAAAAGCAGGCAATTCCTGGAAATACAACAAAGTGGTCTCTGTATTTTATAGCCTTGTCATTCCCATGCTAAACCCACTGATCTACAGCCTCAGGAACACAGAAGTGAAGGATACTCTGAAAAAATTCCTAGAGGGAAAAAGGTCATAATGAATGCCTTCTGTCAATCCATAATAGGGGGACAGAGTAGTGTGTGGGTTTAATTGACTCTCTGACTGCCGTTGGATGTAAGCTCCTACAGGGCAGGGAAGTTTCAGTTTTAAAtttgtacccctagcacttagtgctgtgctttgcacatagtagctgcttaaggATATTTGTTCAATTTAATCAATAGTTCACAGATCAATTACTAAGAAATCAGAATGGTAGCCAATGGTAGTTATACTTCAGCATCCAAAATAACAGGACACCTCATTCTTGAACAAGTAGTCTATTCAATCATATGGATAATCTCTCAAAGGTTTGGAGATCCAAAGTGTAAATTATACCTTCgatcatttgaattttttaaaatagagaatacTTAAAGTCTATAATAATCCCATGTCGATCTAAAGTTCTGCAGTATGGTAGGTAGATGATAAAGTCTAAGcacaaaaatattataaaagaccCCATGAAAAATAATGAAGCTAATTTCTCAAGGAATATTTGAAAATCATACTTTGATATATCAGTAGATCTGTAATCTCACTGATGCAGGCACTCCCTTTAGGAGTGCATGCTGAAACACTTCGTAGCTTTTTCCATGTGGCTCTTGTTCATGCCACGCGCTACATCTTCCATAGGGAGTCTACCCAGTGTGCTAGAGGACTGCTTCTTAGATCTCTTAAGATTATATGGATTCACATGGAGGTATCCCTGATGACTAGcctttgttctgttttgtcatgCCTCTGTCTATTCCTTTTCCACTTGTGGAACTCTTTTAATATCCTTTAAGCTACTTTTTGAGTGTAATTTTTGTTGGTTATCTACTTTTGCCTACCATACAGCTTTCTATTACCCATAGGCTGAACTACAATTTGGATCTGTCATAGATGGTGATCTTCAACGATTCACAGGTATATACCATCCCtagaagaatattggtgttaataAGATGGGTTTTGATTCAGAGAAAGCTTGTGGGTCATTTTACCATCTGATTTCTTAAACGCAATACAGTCTGTTATCTACTTCTTTCTGAATTCAGTCTCATACATTCTCTATCTATAGTTTCTGTGCAAGATATGTAGTACATAAGTCACAATGCGTTGTCCAttgcagatgcttaataaacacttgtgtaaatgaattaaaaatagatCAGCTCTATGAACTGTCCATCCAATTGCATATTATGGTCTGATCAGGACCATAGGATCCCAACGTGGGTAATACCACCCCCTGGGAGGGCACTGGAATGATCTAGGGGGGTGTAGTAGCCTTGGGTGATGGATGCAAAATTTTTTAGgaagttaaagggttaaagaaagtagattccaGGGAGAcactgaatattatttttaaaaggggagtggtaggccaaataagtctGGGAACCTCTGGATAGACAACCAtaatccatctttttttctgagtAGATAATTAGGTCCAACCCTTTTAAGTTGTTACGGATCACACAACCACAAAGGTTTAGTTGTCATCTGCTCAGAGCTCTTTATTttgcaaaggaaactgagtttcttaGACATAAAGTGActtatcaaggtcacacagttactcaGTAGCTGGATTGTGATAGAGATCTCCTAATTCCTACACCAGGACCCTTTCTACCATCTCAAACTAGAATTCTAATGACAAACATTTTTCAGTTACAGTTTGTATTCCAAAATTTCAGTTGTCATTCAGTTGCTTAGATGTAAGGTCACATTGCTTTCCCCCCCAGAGAAGTAATATCAGGTGTAGTATTTCAATTCTGAGGCCAGATGATGAAATACTTTATTATACCATAATGCATAATTAGTATATTTCTCAGTGGAAAACAGTGTATAACAATACTATTGCAATATAGATAATTAGACAAACTAGAagtataatataattaaataagaaaaaaatttacaaatttcATTTGAAATGCTTAAGACTATGTATATCAAAACATgcaaattaaaggatgagaaggTTGATGGATATTTTTGTATGATAGTATTGGGGACTTCGGAGTACTTTTCAAGGTTTTTAGAAATTtatggaactttaaaaaattatgtctATGTTCACTGCAGAAAGTAGGGCTTTCTTCTTATTACATACAGAAGTAGGGCAGGAAGACAGCTTATTCATATCATTAGCACTAACTCAGTCACAATTAAGgggtggttttttgttttgttttgtttactgaTGGAACATGGAGAGTAGCAAGCAGTGTTAGGGGAAAAGAGATTTTCCTGTTTGAAGTGGACAAAAGTAGAAAATGAGAAGCAAAAGAGACTGATAGGAGGAAAGCCTTCTGGCATCTTGAGTAGATGCTTTACATAGGATTATTTTTTAACATAGATAAGAATTGTGCAGTATAAGTATGGCATGGTAGCAATTGGCAACCATATAGCATACTCACACTAATGATATGGATCTACCAAAGCATAAGAGTTCCCAAGTACATGAAGTATAAAGAGGTAGAAACAGGGCAGAGATTAAATTCACTGGATAATGACATCAATTCTCTGCTTTATTTTCCTATGAAAAATTAGCTGGACTTATCTGCTGGAATGTTTACCTTCCTTAAGTCAGCTTATGGGGTGCAGTTGCATATGTGTATTGGGAAGGAGTGAACTACTGTACTTTACATGTAGTTGATATACAATAAAACGTTGTTGAAATCAATTGAATTGCAAGATGAAAATCTAAAAGGCTAGATTCTTAAATCAGTTTAGCTAACAGGTTTTCAAAAACATAAGCACATGTAAATCGCAAATGTTACCATAATTAGTGTGGAGTGCTTTTTGAGTTGCTGTTTATTTACAGATTAGAGATAATTATATTCATAACAGAATTTTGAGAAACAGTGTAATATAGTGACAAAAGTTTTGGGCTCAGACTCAGAAGATCTGGGCTTTCTTTTAGGAACTGTCGCTGCGGggaagtcacataacttcttGGATCTTCAGTTTCTGTATTTGTATAATGGGGATGCTAATTCTACTGTACTGTGTATCTTATAAGACttgtgagaaaagcattttggaaattgCAAAGCACTGCATAAATGTGAGCTTCTATTGTTAGGTTCATtattcaataaaaaaattaaaaaattaaaagctgTCTATACTTTTCCTCAGCAAATTATGTATCTTGTCCCTTAACTGTGGATATACTTTAAGCCTCCATTCTAGGTCttctctgtttcattctgtctctttgtctgtctgtctttgtctttgtctttctctgtctgtcaaTCCCTCTGTCTACCTCCATCAGTTTCCAGTGGttgaattatcatctctatgcacaTGACTCCCTAATCTATATATCCAACCTTAGTATGTCTCCTGAGTTACAGCCCCATGTTACCAATATGTTGACTATTTCCAAATGAATGTTCCTCAAGCATCTCAAACTCCACATGCCTCAAATAGACCTTGTTATCATTGTTCTCAAACTAATTCCTTTTCCTATTtaacccccctcccccattcaacATCATTATCTTGATATCAAATTGCGAGACTGTGGACAGATCACTTGATTTGAGAAGAAATTCTCCATCTCTATGCTTAAAAAATAGTGCTTCAGTCCAAAATCTAAGAATATCAGATTGGTACAGACCTCAGAGACTTGCATCCATACTTGAACAAGCATTTCTCTTCAACATACCAGAAAAGATGGTCATTTAGCCTTAAATCAAGCACAAAAGCAAAATTTTCCCATTTTCAGTTCCTATGGCACAAacaattatttgattttaaaatggtACTTATAAATTTCCTACTTTGGTTAGGGATATACATTTTGTATATGCtctatatttacttatatgtatatatgttgtcttctatATATTATAAGCTCattagaaacagagacagatttttttggtttttgtaaaCTAGCACCATAGCCATAtcatcatccttctagtcacctagGTATACAATGTTGGAATAATCTTTGTCTCATCTCCACTATCCAAGTAGGTGTTCAAGTCTtattaattcttcctttatcaTGCCTTTCATGTACGTCATGTTTTATTCACTCCAATggcaccaccttagttcaggcctttaTTACCTCTCCAGCCAATGtgaaatagcctcctaattgatctctttACTTCTAGTCTCACCTTCTTCAATCCAtattctccaaagttaccaaaatGATTCCAAAATCACATATCAGATCTTGCCCTTCCCTGCTCAAGGATTTTCAGTAGTTCCATATTGCTTTATTGcctaaaatacaaatttctctgttTAGTATTTGAAGCTTTTCATAATTTGATTCCAGCCTACTTTTCTAGACTCCTCTAGACTAGCCAACTTTGACTGATTTCCGTCCATCATATACAACCCTCCACATCCCATCTCTATGTCTGCAGAGGTTgttcctccatgtctggaatgcattgTCTCTTCACTTTCACCTTTAGAATCTTTGCCTTTCTTCAAAGTTCAATTCAAGTGCTACCTTTTACATTaaacctttcctaatctcccCAGCTGTTGGTAAGTCTCCATCAAATTAGTTTGTATTTAcctattattttctttgtatatattttgtacctGCTTAcaggtttgcatgttgtctcctatGTAATTATACACAAAATATAATTAGATATTGTAAGATTTTTGGAAGCAGAGAAtggtgtttcattttgttttgtttttgtctcagtatactagcatagtacctggcacatagaagatgcttcataaaatgattatttattgaatACATTTGTGTTGCTATAATAATGGAAACTTGGCAATTCTTGGTTTCCAAAAATTACAATGTTGTATATAGAGAACCTTAGAAACACCATTCAGTCCTCAGGGAAGTCCCCCAAGGGAAGGCAGCATAGGTTCAAGATGCTCTGTGATCTCACCCCCTAAAATTCTACGTAGTTCATGAGCCCCTACTGATGGGCAGCCAAGAAGACAATATTAGTGCAAATCAAAGGCATTCAGGGAAATAGCATAataagaaaggtaggaagaagacaTTTTCCCCTACAAATTTGGGGCATGCTTTCCCACACTTACATAAAATCAGTAGGAAGCGTGGACCAACATTGAAAAAAACATGTAGAGAGATATGTATATAGGAAATATATATGACCAGGGTACATGTATTATGGAACATACAGTCAAGAGCAAGCATAAGCGTGATTCTTGTGTGGAGGAAACATGTGGCCTGGAAATGTTCATGAAGGGGCATAAATAAGGAACACATATGACCAGAATGGATTGTGGAGGGTCTCTCACGTAGGGGCTATGTATGGCTAGCACACCTGTGGGGATAGGTAGTCTGTGGGGAACACTCATGGGTGGGGCACATGAGTAGAGGGGTACACAGTAGGGACTATCTACAGCCAGGGGACTCATGTGAAAATGAAACCCACTCCTTCAATACTGCAGGGTCACTGGTATCTTTTTGGGAGTTGTTTGTGTGACTTCCCCTGGGCCTACTCTCTGCCTTGCACAGTCTCACTGGATACTGCCAGGCACAGCCCCTGTTAGGTGGGTGACTAGAGTTGGTTTTTTTTCACCTTGTTCTAGCTTCTAGATCATCTAAAGTCTTTGGCTATAGGGCTATTTCTTCCTCATGAAAAGAGTATCTTCTGCCATGTTCCTAAGCCAAAGGAGTTTTTGAAATTTAACTTTTAGAAAAGCCACTCATCTCATTCATAAGATCAGCAGTAATTCTCCCTAGATaaaacaataaatgctttttcatttcttccttttatggAATGACACGTCTCTTCTTTTTCAGAGTCTTGTCTAAAATACTTTTCTACTCCCAACAGATTTCTTGCTGCAGGTACCATGAAGCAAGCAAGCAAGACAGTGCCTTCAGGCTTAATTTTTCATTTGGACTGAACTTCCTGGTCCCTGGATTTGAGTGTCCACAGAAAATATCATTCTAATTTATGCTGACCATTACAAAGACCTTTCAATATTGACTTTTGAAGGCTATACTACATATACCACAAATTGGGCTATTTGCCCAATAATTACCAAATAACTCTGAGTTGGGAGCCCCTCAGATTTTTCAATTCAATACTCTTTATGCTTTTCCTATACATTGAGTGGGAAAACATGGATAggaaagacacaaaaataaagCTAAATCCATGGGGCAAAGTCATTGTCTCTCCAGCATCCTTAGCATATACAGCAAGGCCAGTCAAAGTTTTGAGATTATCCTTTCTTATAAATAACTTAATGCATGTAAATATGAAGATAGGTTGGTTGGACTTCTTATAATTTCCACAAGTTTCCCAGTTCTTCCCTCAATGGCTAAGCAAAACAATCATAATTCCTCTTCTCCTAGATAATTTTTCAAATAGCAGCTATTATGGATATTCTATGTCTTCTCTTCATTGAGTTAAACATTCCCATTTCTTTTAGCTGATTCTAACAGAAAGTGGTTTCAAGTACCTTTACCATTACTGTTTTCCCCACTAGACACACTTCAGTTTGTTAATGTCTTTACTAAAATGTGACACCGATAACTAAACACAATACTCCAGGTTTATTCTGACCATATCATCTCTCTCATACTGCTTTAAAATTAGTATAACCTAGAAAAAGCATTAGCTTTTTTGactgtcatggaatattattgattCACATTGAGATTAAAGCCCAATAAAACTCCCCTGTCTTTTTAACATGAATTGCTATAAAGACACAGCTTTCTCAGCCTGTTTTTATGTCAGTTAGTTTTTGAACTCAAATGTAAATTCTCACATGTATTCCTATTTTCATCTTATTAAAGTTGAGCTTTATTGTTTTAGACTGTTGAGATGCTCCTGTATCCAGATTCTGTCGTCCAACATGCTACTCATCACTCCCAACTTTGTGTCATTCATAAATTTGAAAAGTATGTCATGTATGCCTTCATCTGAGtcattatgaaatattttgaacacacacaaaaaaaccaaagACAAGTCACTGGGGCATCTCCCTTCAGGATGACATGAATTAATTAATGACAGTTCTTTGGTTCAGGTCACTCAATCAGTTCTGAATCTCGTTAACAGTTTTATCATCTTGTTAGTATCTCACCATCTTGTCTACTATGATTCACaagaaatattttcaaacatTGGGCTGAAATTCAGATGCACTATGCATATAATCCagggtattgtgaggatcagatgagataatgaatgtgaacactttgaaaatcttaaatcaCTGCGCAAAAGTCAGTTATCTGCTTATCTATCTGTTTGTTCGTTATTGTCCTGAAGTCACCAGGATTCTAATGCAGTGATAACTTCATTCCTTGAGCCTTATAGTAAACTCTTGTTGAGCTCAAGGAATGCTTATATAATAATTCTGGGTTGttgtagtaaatgtttaacaattgagttctctaagggaaaaaatgtatgcacacacacttttaagtttaacctgtATTATAACACTTTCATCAGTctagtcaattaaaaaaataaactgttttCTGAGGTATATATACTCACAATGAAAATTCACACCCCTGAAAGTAACTTTTCCCCTGATCTATCAATCTAATAATCCTATCAACAAAATACATGAGGCTAAATATGATATCTTCCATCCTACATTTTGGTGATCTTGAATTTCCTTTCTATGTTCTCAAATAACATTCCTTTTATTAGAGGTCTGTGTAACTCAATGCAACTATGAGCTATGTCACAGCTATATCAAGACAGGCAGGTCATAGTAGAGTTCTGACAAatggtgatccactggagaagaaaatggctaacCATTGAAGTGCTTTTGTCAGAAATACCCCATGAATAGTattcaaatgataaaaaaaaaaaaaaaagacaccagaAGATAAACCTCACAGGGCGAAAGGCGTCCAACATACCTGAGCCAGcaaatatgccagcaaatttagAAGACTCagcagtggccactggattggaaaagatcaatttacataccaatcctaaagaagggcaatgcccaAGAATGTTCAGATTATGAAACCATTGCCTTCATTTCACATGCCGGTGAGGATATGCTTAAGATTCTACAAGCTAggtttcagcaatatgtgaaccaatAATCAGACTGGTTTTCAAAGAGACaaaaactagagaccaaattgccaacatttgctagattagggagaaagcaaaggagtttcAGAAAAACACCTACTTCTGCTTCATCGATTACACTAAAatctttgactgtgtggatcataACAAAATttgcaagtcctcaaagagatggaaaTATCAGATATTCTTACTattctcctgaggaacctgtgtGCAAGCTAAGAAGCAACATGAGAGAACTGAAAAGCAAAGGACCACTACAAGTAGTTCAAGTATTAATGAAGTGAGTAGACTAAAACTTAAAGGAAGCTCAAACACAGGTGTTTCTGGTGATTGAATGAAGGTCAAATGCTGTTAATATCAATATTTCATAAGAACCTGGAATGGAAGATTTATGAACCAAGGTAAGCTAAATGTGGTCAAACAAGAGATGAAAAATTTAAACATTGTcatcttgggtgtcagtgaacttaaatcaatgagagtgggtgaatttaattcaaaTGATGATTACATATACTACTGTGGTCAAGAATCCCTTAAAAAAGTGGAGTAGCCTTCATAATCAATAAAAGAGTGGGAAAAGCAGTACTGGGATATAATCTCAAAGATGACAGAATTATATCTGTTTGAATTGAAGGGAAACTGTCACAGTAATATAGTTCTACACTCCaaacacagatgaggaaaaggctAAAATTAATCAATTCTATCAAGACCTACAAAATACTAGAAAATAACACCAAAAAGTATGTAACATTCATCACAAGGGATGGGAATGCTATAGTAAGacatcaaaagataattggaataacaggcaagtttgACCTTgcagtacaaaatgaagcagggcaaAAGGtaatagagttttttttttttcaaga
This genomic interval carries:
- the LOC140512691 gene encoding olfactory receptor 5M5-like, coding for MARRNHTTVTEFVLMGFTDRPELQVPLFVVFLAIYLITLFGNLGMILLIKLDSRLHVPMYYFLSHLAFIDLCYSSSIGPKMLQNLIVKKKTISFSGCFAQLYFSSAFATTECFLLAAMAYDRYMAICNPLIYTAIMTKRVCSELVIGVYTYGFLNSIIQTILTFQLSFCDSNIIYHFYCADPPLLALSCSDTHSKEKQLLIFSALNLTSSLLTVLVSYICILVSILKIHSSEGKCKAFSTCASHLTVVIIFYGTLFFMYLRQPKAGNSWKYNKVVSVFYSLVIPMLNPLIYSLRNTEVKDTLKKFLEGKRS